CTGGTAGAAGACGCTACTATGCAGGTTTCCACAAAACATTACTTGAAAATTTGTGTGTCCTGACCTTATATAAATGCAACTGCAATGGCAGAAATTGATACTTGATTAGAATTGGTCTCTGACCAGTGATCTTAGTGGAGTTTCTTTAGCTATTTagtatttgaaattttatacaaatgttcCTACGATTAAAGTTGTATACATGGGAATAAAGGTATTCTACTCTTGCTATAACTGACAGTTGTATACAAACCTGTTAAAAGACCTGACAGCAGTGGATCTAATGTGTCTGGAATGGTATATACCCCCTTcccaatatttacaaataatctATAAATATTGTCGCCCTCAAACGGATAAAGACCAGTAGCCATGTTGTATCTGAAATGAGAAAGGAATTTCTTAGTGAATTTATGAATTTAATGCCAAAATTACAACATACAATATAGTGTTACAAATTATCTGTGTGGCAGCTCAAGGTATTCTTTAAGAGCTCTTAACAATGAGGAAACTTTTAAGCCAATGTACaaatactataaatataaggatttaTTCCTTAATAATGCTGCAACATTAAATACAAGTAGCATCATCCTACAAACgtaataccgtatttgacccaagaAACATTCCCCTATGGGCACCCTCCCCTTTTTAGGGCTCAATTTCACTTACAGGTACTTGAATTAAATTCAgacagaaaatatgaaatatgaaatgtgTTTTCTTATTGATATCTTTTGCCAAATGATTTATGGCTAACTTTGTGCAATCATTTATGAAATGTTAATCCGAATTTGGTTCCATAAAGGGCCCCttatttgtttcaatgtttTCAGCACCCTGTGCGCTTTtatattgggtcgaatacggtagttCTAAAATAGTCCTGAATTACCTTCCCGCATGACCAAAACCGAAATCCCATCCCCCATCAAATTCTAAAACCTTGTCAACAAAGAGAATAATAGCTACATGTAAATTTATGTCCCACTCAGAAACCCACAATTAAACTTATTTGAACTGAGAACTTTGGTTCAAGTGCCTACAGCACAGAAAATCTGAAAAGCTAAAATCTAATACCAAGGGAATCAATCCAATTAAAATTAGACATGCAATTCTGCTCCACTACGGTGCTCTACGTTAtactccaatacaagatctaacagcTCCACGTTCGGGTCACCTCAACATGACCCCTATGGGTAGCCAATCAGCATGTCACCTATGAAATCTTTGGTGTGGTTGCATTGGTTATCTTGGAAGCATATACAGCTGATAGCATGTCCTGATCAGGTGTTCCGATTCTAGgctaggggtcatgctgaggtaaCCCCAAATGGGGATTTATTGGATCTAATCTAGGCCTGATTTAATTAGATCCCAAGGGAATTAAAACCATACAAGCTACATGATTAAGGTTAAATGAACCTACAAGGTAACACCACTAGCCCAAACATCCACTTTGAAGCCGATAAATGTCTCCAAACCATTCGCTATCTCAGGGGGCTGGAACGCTGGAGATCCTTGGCTGGTCCGACACGTATCATCTACCGCAAACATGTCTAGTTTCTGAAAAGTATTTTGTAAATTACGTTACCATGTAACATGTAAAATTTTGTGCTACATTCAGTTAAAGATTCTGATATGTttcaaacaagagatcccagagatcccagagggatcttggcgcccaccaaaatgaatgatctatatctgacaaaggaaagatggatcttttctctactttttaaactttttcaaacatactatggtacatataaattttgagacagattgcttcagtaccttttgagaaatagcggtaacaaacttcaactgtcaaaatccaagatgacttggcggccatcttgttgatcaatcggtcccaaatcacaatatgcacaactagggccctaggggaacctacatgtgaaatttgagaaagatccattcaatactttttgagaaatagcaataacaaactttgaatataaaaatccaagatggctgcccgGCAGCAaacttgttgaccgatcggacccaaatcacaatatgcacaactagcgccttaggggaacctacatatgcattttgagacagatctcttcagtactatctgagaaatagccctaacaaactttaactatcaaaatccaagatggctgcctgtcggccatcttattcaccgaatggtccaaaaatgcaatatgcacaacaagggccctaggggaacctacatattaaatttgagaaagatcccttcaccactttttgagaaatagggatatcaaaccttaactatcaaaatccaagatggccgcctggcggccatcttgtttttcctatcagcctcaaaatctgtatggcacaaatagggaccaagggtaacctccatgtgaggttaagaaatagtgacaacaagcattgtttacggatggacgacggaccacgcacgcagggcgatttgaatagcccaccatctgatgatggtgggctaaaaactaaATCATTCCATCAGTTATATTTAAACTATCACAAAATGTGATAAACAGTTGGAGTGGATAAATGTAGAATTGCTGACAAAAAGACCTTTCATTTTCAGAATCACCGAGTTCTCTTTCTTGACTTACTGCTTGTCAACTGAGTATGCTAGTTGCTAACAGAAATGTATAAAGATTCATATAAAGTGTTTTAAAGCATGTTTGTGAAAAAGTCATGATCTTATGATCCTACCTCTGCTACACCTAAATCTGTAATCCTCAGCGTTTCGTCTGTGGTCAAAAGCAAGTTACTGGGTTTGATGTCTTTGTGAACAATACCCTGTCCATGCAAATATTCTAGACCATCAATCAGCTGAGAAAAATAGCTGTGgaaaaacaaaggaatgtaATACATTATACAATGACGCAACAGGTCATGACCAGTAACATATATCTgacatatttgaaaatatttctcaTTTTCTGAAGCCTGAAATTTTTCAGATTTACACCAACTACAATAGATATGTATAACATGATTCATAGAGCACATATATTGGTCATTGTTTATACCGATactttaaagagacaattcactcaggctaattcttttacataaccatgaagcaaaatatagcataaatgtatttttctacatttattatgaaacatataacgtaaaacatagacaaattcaattccatgacattgttaagtattttaattaatatcattgaaatatcaaatcgttgatcaataagagcaggtacaatatggacgctgtaccaatacccgagccaaagtcacgcacattAAGTcacggacagcgagcgagtatgaacatttcacacacatgtcgcCACCGTGGAcatttcaggcatatcacagtaaaaccgactgatctaatttccaaaAGAACTgatttttccgatatatgtacaaattttaatgttctcttagactgaattgtctctttatggttttatatatataaaccatggaCTGCTTATTACAATAAcagttaattaataaaacattaaattattctatataaatTTACATTCAACATTCTGGCAATTCTATTGAAAACTTTAAAGAAAAGATTgatcttttatatttttgtattgctACTATCagcatacattttttgtatattatcaattgtaacaacatgtatattgacaataaaatgtacaatatatattcaGTTACACTTACTTGTGTGCCTGACAGATAGGGAATTTCTTGTCTTTGGTACTCTCTAGTAGTTCCTGAAGTTCACACACACAATACTCCATAATAAGGTACCTAGGTGGTGGTCAAGGTCAATCTTATTTAGTTTGCATGAACAATTCTTATATGTACTATATCAAATCCGCTGGGCAATTCGCCAATTAAATTTGTAAATCGCCATGGCCACCATTTTAGGCGCCACTTGGAGCCCTGGTTCGCatcaaattacataaatgtagtaattacataacaaataaATTAGTTATCGAACGGGTAACCGAATAACCAGTTCGCGGTTCGGTTTGAGCTTGTATCCGGTTAGCACTTAGCTATCCGATAACCGCCATATTCATTTCATATGGCAAAAATACTCCTCAAAGTAATTAAAATCCTGTACTAACAACCGTCTTCACCTATATAGTATAAGTATATATGCTATCAGAAGCGCAATTTTGTAATAGAATTAAAAGTGTTACCACAACAGTGTTTTTATCGGAAACTGGGTCGTCACTTAAATGCTTAGGTTTCACTTGGCTTCTATGCAAACGTTCCATTGAGTGTGATGTGATCAAGTGCCTTGTGCAAAAGAAACCATATACAGGATGTCTACACCGATTTCCATTCACCGTCatggttttattaaaaacaaacaaaataaatcaattcaaAGCAATACAGTATAtcttgtctaaaccggatgtgaACGGGACCAGTCAATTTGTTCGGTTTAAACAGGTGTCCGGTTTATAGAGGATAGAACCttatcaatatatacaatatatatgttcacATGGAAATCATCAGAAGAAATGTTTCTATTAcagcacaaacatttattctcacatatgtacatggtagAACACAGAATTCCATCCTACGTTTTCTTGGTTTCTGAGGTGTACATATACAATCCATTTCTCTCTGTGTGCTACATTCAAATGAACTCTCAGAagttatgtatatgttttattgttagaattgaccgtgaaaagtattcacaaatacaatgtacatgtatcaaaaccgtcgaatgaaaagtgaaaagtttTCACTATCCAGGGctcgaattttacattttttgtcactagctaaaaatagcaagtgcTCTTAATTTTTActtgctaaaatatatttttacttataattaatatccgtattcaaattacagttatgttatatataaaatcctttatttttgcatgatgatgtgaggtgtataattataagtacataatgtaacaaCATTATTGTAAGAACTGGGTccccatattttccattaaaacaatttttcacaatcattatgtcatttttacagttgtcccTGATAAAAACCACTTGCAAAAATAAGCAAGTGGATATTTTTTCCACTTGCTTTTCTGGTATATCTTCttgcaaaaagcaagtaaaacagcctgaaattCGAGCCCTGCTATCTCGCCCTTAGTATaccggtacaggtaaatccCCTTAGGTGCCTCATGATCAGTCAcatgttgtgaaaacattgtTGCCAGTTTgcccaagttaattttacaaagaaaggtaTAGTAACATTTCCTAGACAGTTCGGGTTTCAGAGTATACAGGTTCTGGATTATGCAGGTTTTGGGTACTATagtttattaagaaatttgcTAGGCCAAACAAATTAAACGGTATAGACAAGTTTCCGGTTTATACAGGgttcggtttagacaagttatactgtaattCCTTGTGTCAAATGCAGGGATTTCATTATCTTTAAGGAGAggcggtacaattgcaatttcagggggtacttttctataccatctgtatgctatctaatgtaatttagcccaaatcatgcggtaccacagccaggttCAACCAGCAAAAAGTACCAGGTaccgcctgatattgaaacccctgcaAATGATTGTTTCCTGAAAGATGTGAGCAATTGTTTTGGAATCCAGACAAAGTATGACAAATTTATGAGATCGATGCACGACTGTAACGTTACTTAAACAGCGACAGCTATCTGGTTACGGTTTGGTTAATCTGATCTGGTTAACCGGTCGGTATTTTCACTAACCGATCCAGcattaaaataaataggaaTGGAGGTAATATTTCTTGCCCTTATTTCTTCTAATAACTTCCAATTCTGTAACCCTTGCGTGCTGATCACCCTTGATCACCTGCTGATCATTTATTTGGTCTCAACACCATGTCCCCTTGCTATATTTCTATGGTATTGTTGATATTGTTAAAAGGATACATTTTCTGTTTCTCTTCATTCACATGAACATCAAGAAGTTTGATAACATGACGATGATGAAGTCTCTTTAGAAACTGTATTTCtctgaaacaaacaataaaataggcatgtcaaaacagataacctgttaaagtttatatcaaaattaGCATTCTGTGGAACATTATAAAAGGCCTTTAGTCCACTCCTGAGAAAACTTATTAAAAATGTGGTGATCATGGCCGACAATAACTGAATTACTGGCAGACTCTCCAATTCCTGCATAGTGTCCAATCTCATCATCATAAGGTGTCTTTGTATGGTACTTGGCAAGAATTGGTCACTTAccaataaaataacataatatttgCCATCCAGACTAACTGGACTAAACCAAATATAATTTGACAAACAGCGATGAATTGAACTAATACAGGAAATTGGACAACTGAGACCATTATATTGTAGGTCCCACATGCACATTtgtaaatatacagtaatagaaaatgaaaatgatagtGGCTTGTTTGCAGTGTTAGTTCTAATGTTGTAGGAGTACTGTAGGGGAGATGCAGTTAGACCAGGGCTTGAACCTGGGACCTCTGATTCTGAACATTGATTAGCCGGATATAGCTACCGTTGCAATGTTGATTAACCTGATCCAGAACTGTTACACTTGACTTCAGTCCCTTCTTCACCCAAAATCATTAGTGTACTTATTCGACATAATCATGAATTTATTCTTATTCGACATAATCATGAATTTATTAAACCGGCTACTGCATTCATAAATTGCACACCTTTGAACATTCTGTTCTCCGTTTGGAATCTTTCTcaattttctcttttttaaGATTTTGACAGCTCTTCGACATAACGTCTCCGTGTCAATTGCTTCTTTAACTTTTCCGTAAGATCCTTCACCTAGCACATCTCCTACCAGATATTTCCCTATAAGTTTAGCTTTCCGCCGACGAGGCTGATATACGATTTCGTTGGAGTCAACCCGATGGATAATAAATGGCACTTCATCTGGATCTTCCATGGACAGGAAAGGATCCATGCGGACATGGGGGAAATCATCCTCAACAAGCGTCATCGCTTGTGGCACCATGTCTTCATCTGCCATAATTGCTGGAAATAGGCGAAACTATCCACCGAAAAACTCATTACAACGTTTTTAATTTGACTCGAAGGACTGCCGACTCCATATTGTTTTGTCAAATGGAGGCTACTTCCAGTCACGTGATTGACCGATTTTATCAACAAGGGGAGACCATTCTTGTAATTCAGTCAGGCCTAAAGGGCCTGTCACTGACTCAACTGAGCACCTGATAGTTTACTACATTTACATGAcactaaaatatgtacattattaaaaaaataaagctAGAGTAAAGAACTTGCTTTTTTTCCAGTTCTTTTTTGTAGTAATACGATTTTTTACGAATCAACTCTATTTTTCAGAAGATCTTCAAGCACCTGTgcatcatgtaatgtgtaatatTTCACAGGACACTTTAACTTATAAACTGGACCAATCATCTGAATCTGTGTGCTAACAATGGATCGATGTGACGTATCACATCTGGCTAGCCAAATAagatttttaaatatgtataaattgaAACAGATTCAGTTGtaatattttgcaaataaaacataatataggAAAATAGCAGGTTACCAGGAGAGAAATCATATGCTTGGATTTAGGTGTATTGTCTCACTTCGTTTCCGGAACAGAACGATCTATAGCAGagataaaattaattgtaattatgtaattatgtaaattaacaccGTTGTAAGCTCAATGGCTTCTGGAGGCGTATCCTTGTATACAATAGTTGTCCAATCAAGtaacattaaatacatgtaggaGTGAATTTAGAGGGCTCATTGTGCCAGTGCTTGTTCAGGCGTGACTTAAATGAGTTCAGAGTCATTGCATATACCACATTTTCAGGTAGACTGTTCCATGTATCCACAGTTCTACTGTTGAATTTGTTCTTTGTGACATTCAATCTTGCCCCGCGCTTCAGAATCTTTTTTGAGTGCCCTCTGGTGACAGTAACAGGAGACATCGTAAAGAGCTTGTCCTTGTCCATAATATCGATgtcattgattattttgtagacCTGGACAATATCTGCTCGTTTCCGTCGATATTGAAGACTTGGTATTCCTAGTGATCTGAGACGTTGTTCATACGTCAGGTTGTGTAAACCTTTCACTCTTTTTGTAGCTCGTCTTTGgacattttcaatcaaaatttgGTCCTTAATGAAAATTTGGTTAAATTAGTAGatctatgtatataaaattatgtgTCTGTCCACAGTCATCGATTTTTcaatctagatgcaaactgaTATCAGAAGGTATGGAATTCATACGTAAGAGGGAATATCCATTatacctataaaatgatttaagaATATAATTATTCTTTATGCTATATATTTGATCTCTTTGTGTACACAATGTAGGTTTTTGTTAATCCGAAAAAATGACGGGAGAATTACGCAATTACGACCTCTgttaagttaaagatgctccaccgccaacagagcataaatgatgttaatttgaacaataattggtgtttaatcgtgtatatatatgcctaattaacacaaaaaataatataaaataatttatttcggctttggtgcatgcgcaatcagtaccttattccatataggatatagtgtcacggaattttttcgggatgcaattaattatttttcatatttttaatttgtagtaaaattataagctcaaacttttcaatggtgggaatggtgtaaagtaagtaacttttgtaactggagaaaaatactaaatcgtctactcctgttttttatagtgaaaaaataccatttgtcagcggtggagcatctttaaaaagttGAGGTTCGATCTCAGAGCTGTGAATTACATGCATATCCGTGTGCATGTGCAGTATACCCTTTCAGATGCGACAGTCCTTAGACCATTTGCGTTAATAGTCCGATGGCTTATGTCATTCTATGGACTTTTCTTGATAAATATTGACACCATATATGCctctttgaaaaaaatgacgGTGTTaatttttgacctacttttTAGGCCACCATCATTagatcgcttttcgtccgtggtccgccCGTCCTTCCGTCCGCTAACAATAcatgttaccgctatttcttttAACGTACTGaggggatctgtctcaaattccatgtgcAGGTTCACCTAGGTCATGAGTTATGCacgttgcattttgggaccgatttgtgaataagatggccgacaggacgctatcttggattttgatgaaTGCAGTTTGTTACAGCTCTTTCTCAGGAAGTGCTGATgaaagggatatgtctcaaatttcatatgcaggtttcCCTGGGGTCTAGTTGTTCAtgatgcattttgggaccgatcggtcaccAAGATGGCCAATAGGCCACCTtcttgtattttgaaaatattgaagtttgttaccgctatttctcagaaagtactgaagcgatctgtctcaaattttatatgtaggaaAAGATgagaaaagcagagaaaagatccctctttccattgtctgacgtagatcattctttggatggcgccaagatccctctggccATGGGATCTCATGTTTACAGAACATTTTGATATAGTTTAAAAGCCCATGGAACCCCAAAAATCCTACAAGAGTCCTACATGTACGACCGATCCCTTTTGGAAACTAAGAATACAATACATACGTATACAACATTGTATTCAATACACCCCGTCAAAGGCCCCCTAAGTCGCGTCTACCGTGAATGGGCCAACATTCCAACCCTAAGACTATTCACCGAAAACGCCCTATATGGGATAATACCCGAGTTAGCGGTTGGCTGGCTTTGAATAAGACACGGATCGATGGCTACACGTATACAACACGATTGTCATATATTTACTCTGACACAATTTTCTCAGGTGTAGCCGGGACTTGACGTCTGTACTGTGATCTTGGTAAAATGTGACCATTTCTTTTTGACACAAGGATTTCGGAATAAGTAAGTATAATTTGGAATTGGTCTACGGACATTTTGTTTCTTGACGTGTTTACGTATTTGAAGGTATCGTTGGTTACCTGGGTACACAGGTGCGATCGACAGGTAAACTAAAATATAGCTTACATCAATAACTACCGATAGTATTGTCTAGATGGctgtattacatatgtatataaatatcatacattatGAATGCCTTTATTCGTGTCTTGGTAATGAATGTATTTTAGGTTAATGCAAGTTTTGGAGAACAATTCTATTGATTTTATGGCTTTTCTTGGGGAGATATTTctgtatttatttacatgtgtGGTGTATATCCGCACATTAATACTTGATAGTGGCATGGTAACCTT
This portion of the Argopecten irradians isolate NY chromosome 6, Ai_NY, whole genome shotgun sequence genome encodes:
- the LOC138324866 gene encoding serine/threonine-protein kinase stk11-like isoform X1; amino-acid sequence: MADEDMVPQAMTLVEDDFPHVRMDPFLSMEDPDEVPFIIHRVDSNEIVYQPRRRKAKLIGKYLVGDVLGEGSYGKVKEAIDTETLCRRAVKILKKRKLRKIPNGEQNVQREIQFLKRLHHRHVIKLLDVHVNEEKQKMYLIMEYCVCELQELLESTKDKKFPICQAHNYFSQLIDGLEYLHGQGIVHKDIKPSNLLLTTDETLRITDLGVAEKLDMFAVDDTCRTSQGSPAFQPPEIANGLETFIGFKVDVWASGVTLYNMATGLYPFEGDNIYRLFVNIGKGVYTIPDTLDPLLSGLLTGMLQVEPEKRLGVQQIKRHDWVCKKHTRTQDYVPFPSKEEGDVYRSMSVVPYLEDLHCGTPSDDEEYDDSQIFSETDPCSNTANNNAQTVGKENSIPEHKHKKKRAKSGLLASCKQS
- the LOC138324866 gene encoding serine/threonine-protein kinase STK11-like isoform X2; translation: MADEDMVPQAMTLVEDDFPHVRMDPFLSMEDPDEVPFIIHRVDSNEIVYQPRRRKAKLIGKYLVGDVLGEGSYGKVKEAIDTETLCRRAVKILKKRKLRKIPNGEQNVQREIQFLKRLHHRHVIKLLDVHVNEEKQKMYLIMEYCVCELQELLESTKDKKFPICQAHNYFSQLIDGLEYLHGQGIVHKDIKPSNLLLTTDETLRITDLGVAEKLDMFAVDDTCRTSQGSPAFQPPEIANGLETFIGFKVDVWASGVTLYNMATGLYPFEGDNIYRLFVNIGKGVYTIPDTLDPLLSGLLTGMLQVEPEKRLGVQQIKRHDWVCKKHTRTQDYVPFPLMIECVLLQLGV